The following are from one region of the Paenibacillus sp. KS-LC4 genome:
- a CDS encoding ABC transporter permease subunit, translating into MKSLPTVEHPLHVNKSKGNRFWDRMKQQKYLYFMSVPFVIWVFVFSYVPLWGWLMAFQNYKPAKGFFAQKWVGLDNFMMLFGDERFYLVLRNTLGMSMMGLIVSFTVPVIFALLLNEIRGQFFKRSIQTISYLPHFVSWVVVAGLVSKMLSTDSGGVNDLLMWLNVIDEPIQFMAKGSWFWGIVTMSDMWKETGWNSIIFLAAMAGIDPEQYEAATVDGAGRFRKMWNITLPGIRTTFMVLFILSIGHLISIGFEKQFLLGNPLVVDYSEVLDLYALKYGIQMSRFSYGTAIGIFNSVVSIILVFSANAIYKRITKESVI; encoded by the coding sequence ATGAAGTCGTTACCAACCGTAGAACACCCGCTTCATGTGAACAAAAGCAAAGGAAATCGTTTCTGGGACCGAATGAAGCAGCAGAAATATTTGTATTTTATGTCCGTTCCGTTCGTCATCTGGGTTTTCGTATTCAGCTATGTACCGCTTTGGGGCTGGCTGATGGCTTTCCAGAACTATAAACCGGCCAAAGGATTTTTTGCACAAAAATGGGTCGGCCTCGACAACTTTATGATGTTGTTTGGAGATGAACGCTTTTATCTCGTCCTGCGCAATACGCTGGGCATGAGTATGATGGGACTAATCGTCTCCTTTACCGTTCCCGTTATTTTTGCCCTATTGCTTAATGAAATTCGCGGTCAATTTTTCAAGCGCTCGATCCAGACGATTTCATATTTGCCCCACTTTGTATCCTGGGTTGTCGTCGCTGGGCTAGTTAGCAAAATGCTGTCCACAGATAGCGGAGGTGTCAACGACCTGCTCATGTGGCTGAATGTAATAGACGAGCCGATTCAATTTATGGCAAAAGGCAGCTGGTTCTGGGGGATTGTAACGATGTCCGATATGTGGAAGGAAACCGGCTGGAACTCGATTATATTCCTAGCGGCTATGGCGGGCATTGATCCAGAGCAATACGAAGCGGCGACCGTTGATGGAGCAGGAAGATTTCGTAAAATGTGGAATATTACACTGCCCGGCATTCGCACCACCTTCATGGTATTGTTTATTTTGTCCATCGGTCATTTAATCAGCATTGGTTTTGAAAAGCAATTTCTCCTCGGCAACCCGCTCGTTGTCGATTATTCCGAGGTACTCGATTTATATGCGCTGAAGTATGGCATTCAAATGAGCCGCTTCTCTTACGGTACGGCGATCGGTATATTCAACTCCGTCGTCAGCATTATACTCGTGTTTAGCGCTAACGCCATCTACAAACGCATTACGAAAGAATCGGTTATTTAG
- a CDS encoding carbohydrate ABC transporter permease produces the protein MQGTIRPKSEMITDVIIYIVMGLAGLITIYPFLNVLAISFNESMDTVKGGITVLPRKFTLQNYVTIFQYKTLLTGFQNSVLRTVIGTIVGVLSASMMAFVLSRREFQARKLFSPLFAMTMYFSGGMIPIYMLIKNLNLMSSFWVYIIPLILSVWNIFVVRSYIDGLPYALQESAKIDGANDFTIFWRVILPLCQPVLATIALFIAVQHWNSWFDTYLYNQQAAQFTTLQYELMKVLQSTQSGANYRDAGVQQNLAAVSPESIRMAITMVVTLPILAVYPFLQKYFVKGMTLGSVKS, from the coding sequence ATGCAGGGAACGATTAGACCCAAGTCCGAAATGATCACAGACGTCATCATTTACATCGTAATGGGGCTTGCTGGATTAATAACGATTTACCCGTTTTTGAACGTACTTGCTATTTCATTCAATGAATCAATGGATACGGTGAAGGGCGGTATTACGGTGTTGCCTAGAAAATTCACCTTGCAAAACTATGTGACGATTTTTCAATATAAAACCTTGCTGACTGGCTTCCAAAATTCAGTGCTGCGTACCGTTATCGGTACAATCGTCGGCGTGTTGTCGGCTTCGATGATGGCGTTTGTGCTTAGCCGCCGCGAATTTCAGGCGCGCAAGCTGTTTTCACCGTTATTCGCGATGACGATGTATTTCTCCGGCGGGATGATTCCGATCTACATGCTGATTAAAAATCTTAATTTAATGAGCAGCTTCTGGGTATACATCATTCCGCTTATATTGAGCGTTTGGAACATTTTCGTCGTCCGCTCCTACATTGATGGGCTGCCATACGCCCTGCAAGAGTCGGCGAAAATCGATGGCGCCAATGACTTTACGATTTTCTGGCGGGTTATATTGCCGCTGTGCCAGCCTGTTCTGGCGACAATCGCTCTATTCATTGCCGTGCAGCACTGGAATTCCTGGTTTGATACTTATTTATACAACCAGCAGGCCGCCCAGTTTACAACGCTGCAATATGAACTGATGAAGGTGCTGCAATCGACCCAGTCGGGCGCTAATTATCGTGATGCCGGTGTGCAGCAGAACTTGGCTGCCGTATCGCCGGAGTCGATTCGGATGGCCATTACGATGGTCGTTACGCTCCCGATTTTAGCCGTTTATCCTTTTCTGCAAAAATATTTTGTCAAAGGGATGACACTCGGCTCCGTAAAGAGCTAG
- a CDS encoding ABC transporter substrate-binding protein, with the protein MKIKKTALISLLLAMALTFTACGSGSNNEAGTGNTGNAGHAEQGDSTEPITVRLVAGDLNPDWDNMESDVGKFLKEKTGITLQQEFPVGGSDTDMFALMAASGEYPDMVMAKGSVKSLVDAGALLDLTDLIEQHAPNLKKVYGEYLNRLRYSKEDPAIYELPSFGVGQTYFDAEGGFEIQHQALEALGYPEIKTVKDYENAIKAYLEQSPTTEDGQKRIGLSLNGGEWQILISVTNPAFYATGLPDNGEFAIDEKTFETKLHYQREEEREYFRWLNHMNDIGLLDKESFVQKYDQYKAKIATGRVIGIIDQKWDYAQAENSLKSEGKFGATYARFPVTLDESFQDHSYQGTGYMAGHGIAITKSAKDPVRLIKFLDYLASEEGQILVNWGIEGKHYEVVDGKRVFKPEIQNLKANDGNQFKKTTGIENYLISARYGDGVKDSTGNYYTTKFPEQFKAEYSEADKKTLAAYKVEMYKEFWPADDAFPERPYGAAWNLNFETGSEADVIFQKTQDIMKKRVPEAILAKPENFDKVWDDFMADLDKAGASKLNEQFTQMVKDRVDFWAQK; encoded by the coding sequence ATGAAGATTAAGAAAACCGCACTAATAAGCTTGCTGCTTGCAATGGCTCTGACTTTCACAGCATGCGGCTCTGGCAGCAATAATGAAGCAGGTACAGGCAATACGGGTAATGCAGGCCATGCAGAACAAGGGGATTCCACAGAGCCTATTACAGTAAGACTGGTAGCTGGCGACCTTAACCCGGACTGGGATAACATGGAAAGCGACGTCGGCAAGTTCCTGAAGGAAAAAACAGGTATTACGCTCCAGCAGGAGTTTCCGGTTGGCGGATCAGATACCGACATGTTCGCTCTGATGGCAGCAAGCGGCGAATATCCGGATATGGTTATGGCGAAGGGCAGCGTGAAAAGCTTGGTTGACGCGGGCGCGCTTCTCGACCTGACGGATCTGATTGAACAGCACGCCCCTAATCTTAAAAAAGTATACGGCGAATATTTGAACCGTCTTCGTTACAGCAAGGAAGATCCAGCTATTTATGAGCTGCCGTCTTTTGGTGTAGGCCAAACTTATTTTGATGCCGAGGGCGGCTTCGAAATTCAGCATCAGGCGCTTGAGGCGCTGGGCTACCCTGAAATCAAAACCGTTAAAGATTACGAAAATGCCATTAAAGCGTATTTAGAGCAAAGCCCGACAACGGAGGATGGACAAAAAAGAATCGGCTTGTCGCTTAATGGCGGCGAATGGCAAATTCTGATTTCCGTAACAAACCCGGCATTTTATGCAACGGGCTTGCCAGATAATGGCGAATTTGCGATTGACGAGAAAACGTTTGAAACGAAGCTGCACTACCAACGCGAGGAGGAAAGAGAATACTTCCGCTGGCTGAACCATATGAACGATATCGGTCTTCTGGACAAAGAAAGCTTCGTTCAAAAATATGACCAGTACAAGGCTAAAATCGCAACAGGACGTGTAATCGGCATTATCGACCAGAAGTGGGACTATGCACAAGCGGAAAACTCGCTGAAATCAGAAGGCAAATTCGGCGCAACCTATGCCCGCTTCCCTGTAACCTTGGATGAAAGCTTTCAAGATCATTCTTACCAAGGCACAGGCTACATGGCAGGACACGGTATAGCGATAACCAAATCGGCTAAAGATCCTGTTCGTCTAATTAAGTTTCTGGATTACCTTGCTTCTGAAGAAGGTCAAATTCTCGTCAACTGGGGAATTGAAGGCAAGCATTATGAGGTTGTGGATGGCAAACGCGTATTCAAACCAGAAATTCAGAATCTCAAAGCAAATGACGGCAACCAATTCAAGAAAACGACAGGTATTGAAAATTACTTAATTTCAGCTCGTTACGGCGATGGCGTTAAGGATTCAACAGGCAACTACTATACAACGAAATTCCCTGAGCAGTTTAAAGCGGAATATTCGGAAGCGGACAAAAAGACGCTTGCTGCCTATAAAGTGGAAATGTACAAGGAATTTTGGCCTGCAGACGATGCGTTCCCTGAGCGTCCTTACGGCGCAGCGTGGAACCTGAATTTTGAAACAGGCTCAGAGGCGGATGTTATTTTCCAAAAAACACAAGATATAATGAAGAAGCGTGTTCCAGAAGCGATTTTGGCGAAGCCGGAAAACTTCGATAAAGTATGGGATGACTTCATGGCAGATCTCGACAAAGCAGGCGCCAGCAAGCTGAACGAGCAGTTCACGCAAATGGTTAAAGACCGCGTTGATTTCTGGGCGCAAAAGTAA
- a CDS encoding beta-galactosidase, which translates to MINEKLPKIWYGGDYNPEQWDESVMEEDIRMFKLAGIDVATVNVFSWARIQPDENTYNLDWLDRIIDRLYKDDIYVCLATSTGAHPAWLAKKHPDVLRVDYDGRKRKFGGRHNSCPNSPAYRKLSERLAGTIAERYKAHPAVLVWHVSNEYGGYCYCDNCEASFRVWLEQRYGTLEKLNKVWNTAFWGHTFYDWDEIVAPNSLSEEWGHNRTNFQGISIDYRRFQSASMLACYRLEYEAIKQHSPNLQVTTNLMGTYSELDYFEWAKYMDVVSWDNYPSMDTPFSLTAMTHDLMRGLKSGQPFMLMEQTPSQQNWQPYNSLKRPGVMKLWSYQAVARGADTVLFFQLRRSVGACEKYHGAVIEHVGHENTRVFRECAELGAELLQLSDRILDSRVKAKAAIVYDWENRWAVELSSGPTVALKYVDEVHKYYDALFQMNVQTDMISVEEQLERYELVIAPVMYMVKPGFAEKVEAFVARGGTFVTTFFSGIVNENDIVTLGGYPGKLRSVLGIWAEEIDALLPGRQNDIVLNKPLGALASGTYSGSILCDLIHTEGAEVVAEYGTDFYKGMPAVTVNSFGEGKAWYVATSPDKAFLQGFMAHLCESAGIEPMLETPDGVEVSQRAINGSTFTFILNHNAEAVQLSELPGTFTKELLSGEAVSGSLIIGAKGVAILES; encoded by the coding sequence TTGATTAATGAAAAATTGCCGAAAATTTGGTACGGTGGCGACTATAACCCGGAGCAGTGGGATGAGTCTGTTATGGAAGAGGATATCCGCATGTTTAAGCTGGCGGGCATTGATGTTGCGACTGTCAATGTATTTTCATGGGCGCGCATTCAGCCTGATGAGAACACCTATAATCTCGATTGGCTGGACCGCATTATTGATCGTCTGTACAAGGACGACATATATGTCTGTCTGGCGACGAGCACAGGCGCACATCCGGCATGGCTGGCGAAAAAGCACCCCGATGTGCTGCGTGTCGATTACGACGGACGCAAGCGCAAATTCGGCGGGCGCCACAATTCCTGTCCGAACAGTCCGGCTTACCGCAAGCTGTCCGAGCGTCTGGCTGGCACGATTGCCGAGCGCTATAAAGCTCACCCCGCTGTACTCGTATGGCATGTATCGAATGAATATGGCGGCTATTGCTATTGCGATAACTGTGAGGCGTCATTCCGCGTTTGGCTGGAGCAGCGTTATGGCACGCTTGAGAAGCTGAATAAGGTGTGGAATACGGCGTTCTGGGGCCATACGTTCTATGACTGGGATGAGATTGTTGCTCCTAACTCCCTTAGTGAGGAATGGGGACATAACCGCACCAACTTCCAGGGTATCTCCATCGACTACCGTCGTTTTCAGTCGGCTAGCATGCTAGCTTGCTATAGGCTGGAATATGAAGCGATTAAGCAGCATTCGCCTAATCTGCAGGTGACGACGAATTTAATGGGTACGTATTCCGAGCTGGATTATTTTGAGTGGGCAAAATATATGGATGTCGTCTCATGGGACAACTATCCATCCATGGATACGCCGTTCAGCTTGACGGCGATGACGCATGATCTGATGCGCGGTCTCAAAAGCGGCCAGCCATTCATGCTAATGGAGCAAACGCCGAGCCAGCAAAACTGGCAGCCGTACAACTCGCTTAAGCGTCCCGGCGTGATGAAGCTGTGGAGCTATCAGGCGGTGGCACGCGGCGCGGATACGGTACTGTTCTTCCAGCTGCGCCGCTCGGTTGGCGCTTGCGAGAAATATCATGGCGCTGTCATTGAGCATGTCGGCCATGAAAATACCCGCGTATTCCGCGAATGTGCCGAGCTGGGTGCTGAGCTGTTGCAGCTGTCTGACCGCATTCTCGATTCGCGTGTGAAGGCCAAGGCAGCGATCGTCTACGATTGGGAAAATCGCTGGGCGGTTGAGCTGTCAAGCGGACCGACGGTTGCGCTTAAATATGTGGATGAGGTGCATAAGTATTATGACGCCTTATTCCAAATGAACGTTCAGACGGATATGATCAGCGTCGAGGAGCAGCTTGAGCGTTACGAGCTGGTCATCGCTCCCGTGATGTATATGGTGAAGCCGGGTTTTGCGGAGAAGGTGGAAGCTTTCGTTGCGCGCGGCGGCACCTTCGTCACGACGTTTTTCAGCGGCATCGTTAATGAAAATGACATTGTGACGCTCGGCGGCTATCCGGGCAAGCTGCGCAGCGTGCTGGGCATTTGGGCGGAGGAAATCGATGCTCTGCTGCCGGGCCGGCAAAATGACATTGTGCTTAATAAACCACTTGGCGCGCTTGCAAGCGGAACCTATTCCGGCAGCATTTTGTGCGACCTGATTCATACGGAAGGTGCAGAGGTCGTAGCTGAATATGGGACGGACTTCTACAAAGGCATGCCTGCCGTAACGGTTAATTCGTTTGGCGAAGGCAAAGCTTGGTACGTGGCGACAAGTCCGGACAAAGCGTTTTTACAGGGCTTCATGGCTCATTTGTGCGAGTCAGCGGGCATTGAACCGATGCTTGAGACTCCAGACGGCGTTGAAGTGTCGCAGCGTGCCATTAACGGCAGCACCTTCACATTCATTTTGAATCACAATGCGGAAGCAGTTCAGCTTTCGGAGCTACCAGGCACGTTCACGAAAGAGCTGCTGAGCGGAGAAGCTGTAAGTGGCTCGCTTATAATAGGGGCGAAGGGCGTAGCGATTTTGGAAAGCTAG
- the spoVAC gene encoding stage V sporulation protein AC has product MTASSSGKGKYKKMAMSSKEYQNFAKTREPSRSIGTNCLKAFIIGGGICVLGQGIQELFMHLLHMKAEDASNPTVAVLIIISVILTSIGVYDKIAQWAGAGTAVPVTGFANSMCSAALEHRAEGLVLGVGANMFKLAGSVIVFGVVAAFFVGIVHLILGTGGQ; this is encoded by the coding sequence ATGACAGCAAGCAGCTCAGGCAAAGGAAAATATAAGAAGATGGCGATGTCATCAAAGGAATACCAGAATTTTGCCAAAACGCGGGAGCCATCCCGTTCCATAGGAACGAACTGTTTGAAAGCCTTTATTATTGGTGGCGGAATTTGTGTGCTGGGGCAAGGGATTCAGGAGCTGTTCATGCATTTGCTCCATATGAAGGCGGAGGATGCGAGCAATCCAACGGTTGCTGTGCTCATTATCATTTCGGTTATTTTGACGAGCATTGGCGTGTACGATAAAATCGCCCAGTGGGCAGGAGCCGGCACGGCTGTTCCCGTCACAGGCTTCGCCAATTCGATGTGCTCGGCGGCGCTGGAGCATCGTGCTGAAGGGCTCGTTCTTGGCGTCGGCGCGAATATGTTCAAGCTGGCAGGGTCCGTTATCGTGTTTGGCGTTGTGGCTGCCTTCTTCGTCGGCATCGTCCATCTCATTCTCGGCACAGGAGGGCAATAA
- the spoVAD gene encoding stage V sporulation protein AD: protein MLRGKQTWWFEKRPVIIGAATVVGPDEGDGPLAEDFDLVHPELDMQQKSWEKAERLLLEQAADFALQHARIDKEMVQFFVGGDLMNQIISSSFAARSLGIPYLGVFGACSTSMESLSIAAMLVNSGSADYVLAGTCSHNCTAEKQFRYPTEYGSQKPPTAQYTVTGAGAGLVAASGEGPTIECATIGKIVDLGITDPFNMGAAMAPAAVDTIQAHFNDTGRSPRDYDLIVTGDLAGVGHPLANELLMQNGVPMNDTVFGDCGLMVYDVSRQKVQAGGSGCGCSAVVTYGHLLKRLARGELKRILVVATGALMSPLSFQQGESIPGIAHAVAICGKEG from the coding sequence ATGCTGCGCGGCAAACAGACCTGGTGGTTCGAGAAGCGGCCCGTCATTATCGGCGCGGCAACGGTAGTGGGACCAGACGAAGGCGACGGCCCGCTGGCTGAGGATTTTGACCTTGTGCATCCCGAGCTGGATATGCAGCAGAAAAGCTGGGAGAAGGCCGAGCGGCTGCTGCTGGAGCAGGCTGCGGACTTTGCGCTCCAGCATGCCCGCATAGACAAGGAAATGGTGCAGTTTTTTGTCGGCGGCGATTTAATGAACCAAATTATAAGCAGCAGCTTTGCAGCGCGGTCACTGGGCATTCCTTATCTTGGCGTCTTCGGCGCCTGCTCGACCTCAATGGAATCTCTATCGATTGCCGCTATGCTCGTCAACTCCGGCTCTGCCGATTATGTGCTGGCGGGTACATGCAGCCATAACTGCACAGCGGAGAAGCAGTTCAGGTATCCGACGGAATATGGCTCGCAGAAGCCGCCGACGGCGCAGTATACCGTTACTGGCGCTGGAGCCGGACTCGTTGCCGCGTCGGGAGAGGGTCCGACTATCGAGTGTGCTACAATCGGCAAAATCGTCGATCTAGGCATCACCGATCCATTTAATATGGGCGCTGCAATGGCGCCAGCTGCCGTCGATACGATTCAAGCACATTTTAATGATACCGGCCGTTCCCCGCGCGATTATGACCTAATCGTAACAGGCGACCTTGCGGGTGTAGGGCATCCGCTTGCCAATGAGCTGCTGATGCAAAATGGCGTGCCGATGAATGACACCGTATTTGGCGATTGCGGCCTAATGGTGTATGATGTGAGCCGTCAGAAGGTACAGGCGGGCGGCAGCGGCTGCGGCTGCTCGGCCGTTGTCACCTATGGCCATTTGCTGAAGCGGCTCGCAAGGGGCGAGCTTAAGCGCATATTGGTCGTTGCCACTGGAGCGCTGATGTCGCCGCTTTCATTCCAGCAGGGTGAGAGCATTCCTGGTATTGCGCATGCTGTAGCTATATGCGGAAAGGAAGGGTAA
- the spoVAE gene encoding stage V sporulation protein AE → MIFLWAFLVGGAICVLGQIMFDIFKLTPAHTMATLVVIGAIVDGIGLYEPLVAFAGAGATVPITSFGNALVHGALTELHDQGWIGVISGIFKVTSSGISAAIIFSFLAALVIRPKG, encoded by the coding sequence ATGATTTTTTTATGGGCATTTCTAGTTGGCGGCGCTATTTGCGTCTTGGGGCAAATCATGTTCGATATATTCAAGCTGACCCCGGCGCATACGATGGCAACACTGGTCGTAATCGGGGCCATTGTGGATGGCATTGGCTTATACGAGCCGCTCGTTGCCTTTGCAGGAGCAGGAGCAACGGTCCCGATTACGAGCTTCGGCAATGCGCTTGTGCACGGGGCTTTAACCGAGCTGCATGACCAAGGCTGGATTGGCGTTATTTCCGGCATCTTTAAAGTGACGAGCTCGGGCATCTCGGCTGCGATTATCTTCTCGTTCCTGGCGGCATTGGTTATTCGGCCAAAGGGGTAA
- a CDS encoding MoxR family ATPase, whose protein sequence is METRQADMQLCASILTNLNHSILGKQEQVERLMIAVIGGGHVLLEDVPGTGKTQLVKALARSIGGQFRRIQCNPDLLPTDITGVSIYHPKQEEFLFRPGPVMTNLLLADEINRATTKTQSALLEAMEEGHVTVDGDTYALPHPFMLLATQNPIEFEGTYLLPEAQLDRFMMKISLGYPSEEDEQKMIMGGEVRLHPESQIAQIADVDDMIRIQQQVQAVHMDEAVAKYLVSIVRATREHPGIQLGASPRAALSFARAAKAAAYLEQRSFVTPDDVKKLASHVLSHRLSLHTEARMNGHKASELVEQIMEQVRVPVRLER, encoded by the coding sequence ATGGAAACGCGTCAGGCTGACATGCAATTATGCGCATCTATTCTTACTAATCTAAATCATAGTATTTTGGGAAAACAAGAGCAGGTTGAAAGGCTGATGATTGCCGTGATCGGCGGCGGGCATGTGCTGCTGGAGGATGTTCCCGGCACGGGGAAGACGCAGCTTGTAAAGGCGCTTGCCCGTTCAATCGGCGGCCAGTTCAGGCGCATTCAGTGCAATCCGGATTTGCTGCCCACTGATATAACCGGCGTATCCATTTATCATCCGAAGCAGGAGGAGTTTTTGTTCAGACCAGGGCCAGTCATGACCAATTTGCTGCTGGCTGATGAGATCAATCGGGCGACGACAAAAACTCAATCCGCGCTGCTGGAGGCGATGGAGGAGGGTCATGTCACAGTAGATGGCGATACCTACGCGCTGCCGCATCCGTTTATGCTGCTTGCCACGCAAAATCCAATTGAGTTTGAAGGCACTTATTTGCTGCCCGAAGCGCAGCTTGACCGTTTTATGATGAAGATTTCGCTAGGCTACCCTAGCGAGGAAGACGAGCAGAAGATGATAATGGGCGGCGAGGTACGGCTGCACCCTGAAAGCCAGATTGCCCAAATTGCCGATGTGGACGATATGATTCGCATTCAGCAGCAGGTGCAGGCGGTCCATATGGATGAGGCCGTGGCAAAATATTTGGTCAGCATTGTCAGAGCTACGCGCGAGCACCCCGGCATTCAGCTCGGCGCAAGCCCGCGTGCTGCGCTTTCGTTTGCCAGGGCGGCCAAAGCAGCTGCTTATTTGGAGCAGCGCAGCTTTGTTACTCCTGATGATGTGAAGAAGCTTGCTTCGCATGTGCTGTCTCACCGGCTTTCCTTGCATACGGAGGCTAGAATGAACGGCCACAAAGCGAGCGAGCTGGTCGAGCAAATCATGGAACAGGTAAGAGTGCCGGTGAGATTGGAGCGCTGA
- a CDS encoding DUF58 domain-containing protein has protein sequence MEMLTLSLQRRRLLVSAFLYGGALLYLLFQGGKTAVMLFVIMNALLLYLMLGRFSGISQVSGSRSLRKSGGEHGDALAAGSSLTVKLSVKVPGYYPIPFVLVRDQLQRNNGQALQFESSFVPNFKRSGEVLYTTPPLQRGEYRFGATACSSHDVFGLFEHSGSFTEESVFSVLPQIVPLRQQRGLQLGARGPYSHAIASRSAKETTQINGVREYVPGDRLSRIHWHATARTGHWKSKEFERESLPRTLLIIDRDAKAYSGTRADRFELAVSAAASLIESSGRGDTAMGLLSAGSQRAIFPPKSGADQRGAIMQHLTAVDADAEQSLYQTLLASESLLDSGSIAFVISAAAGKEASASLEWLARKGLKPCLLHIVEVGGLAAATKQDWQKLLRARGWPVFTLTQLSELPAVLEGGGGA, from the coding sequence ATGGAAATGCTGACGCTCAGCCTGCAACGCAGACGACTGCTCGTAAGTGCGTTCCTATATGGGGGAGCGCTTCTATATTTATTATTTCAAGGCGGCAAAACGGCCGTAATGCTGTTCGTTATTATGAATGCGCTGCTGCTTTATTTGATGCTGGGACGCTTTAGCGGCATTAGTCAAGTAAGCGGCAGCCGAAGCTTGCGCAAATCGGGCGGTGAGCATGGTGACGCGCTGGCGGCCGGAAGCTCGCTTACGGTCAAGCTTTCGGTAAAGGTGCCCGGCTATTACCCGATACCATTTGTGCTCGTCCGCGATCAATTGCAGCGCAACAATGGACAAGCGCTGCAATTCGAATCCTCCTTTGTGCCAAATTTTAAGCGCTCCGGCGAGGTGCTGTATACGACACCACCGCTGCAGCGTGGTGAATATCGCTTTGGAGCAACCGCATGCTCCTCTCATGACGTATTCGGACTGTTTGAGCATTCGGGCAGCTTTACGGAGGAATCGGTGTTCAGCGTTTTGCCCCAAATTGTCCCCCTGCGTCAGCAGCGCGGATTGCAGCTTGGCGCACGCGGTCCTTACTCCCACGCTATCGCTTCGCGCTCGGCAAAGGAGACGACGCAAATCAATGGCGTGCGCGAATATGTGCCTGGCGACCGCTTGTCGCGCATTCACTGGCATGCGACGGCGCGCACGGGGCATTGGAAGTCCAAGGAATTTGAGAGAGAGTCGCTGCCACGAACGCTCCTTATTATTGATCGCGATGCTAAGGCGTATAGCGGGACGCGGGCAGATCGCTTTGAGCTTGCGGTATCAGCGGCCGCTTCGCTCATTGAAAGCAGTGGGCGAGGCGATACGGCTATGGGACTGCTGTCTGCCGGATCGCAGCGGGCCATCTTCCCGCCTAAATCGGGTGCCGACCAACGGGGCGCGATCATGCAGCATTTAACGGCGGTGGATGCAGATGCGGAGCAGTCATTATATCAGACGCTGCTTGCGTCGGAGTCGCTGCTTGATTCGGGCTCCATCGCGTTCGTTATTTCAGCAGCAGCGGGCAAGGAGGCGAGTGCTAGCCTCGAATGGCTCGCTCGCAAAGGGCTAAAGCCTTGCTTGCTCCATATTGTAGAGGTGGGCGGCCTCGCTGCCGCGACGAAGCAGGACTGGCAGAAGCTGCTGCGCGCCCGAGGCTGGCCGGTTTTTACACTTACGCAGCTATCGGAGCTTCCGGCTGTGCTTGAAGGAGGCGGCGGAGCATGA